Proteins co-encoded in one Dyella japonica A8 genomic window:
- the ppk1 gene encoding polyphosphate kinase 1 yields MRRKPATPPPVLDRAAPELYLSRELAALEFNFRVLAQARDERIPLLERLRFLSIVANNLDEFFEVRVAMLKHHHMFGSAAPGPDGLSSGELLTRIRKRVLDLVDQQYDTWQHELRPQLDTQNIHFLTREDWTPRQRRWLQGYFENEVLPVLSPLGLDPAHPFPRILNKTLNLAVVLKGRDAFGREGHMALVRAPRSLPRIIRLPSEVCDGGDHYIFLAELLQGFVDLMFPGFKVAGSYQFRVTRNSELMVEEAEVDNLARALSEELIGRGYARPVRLEIGNDCPKAIVAMLIANFELEETDVYRCDGPVNIIRAGTIYDGLERPELKFPRFISQLPPAFVGARCKFDVLRQRDVLLHHPYESFAAVIDLLRQASQDPSVLAIKQTLYRAGVDTPLVDLLVEAARNGKDVTVVIELRARFDEEANIRLATRLQEAGVQVVYGVVGYKTHAKMLLIVRREDEVLRRYVHLSTGNYHQSNSRSYTDIGLMTSHPGIGEDLHKIFQQLSGLGPVIELKHLLHSPFTLYRGVLEKIERETAHAEAGRPARIVAKLNALNEAQVIQALYRASQAGVEIDLIVRGACTLRPGVPGVSERIRVRSIVGRFLEHSRVYWFGNDGSPEIYCGSADWMERNLKRRIEVAFPILDPALAARVYEETLANYLADNTEAWLLDGDGHYTRAEPGDQPPHSAQQWLLAKLTPGAV; encoded by the coding sequence ATGCGTCGCAAGCCAGCCACTCCACCGCCCGTTCTCGACCGTGCCGCCCCCGAGCTCTACCTCAGCCGCGAGCTGGCCGCCCTCGAATTCAATTTCCGCGTTCTGGCGCAAGCCCGTGACGAACGCATTCCGTTGCTGGAACGCCTGCGCTTCCTGAGCATCGTGGCAAACAACCTCGACGAGTTCTTCGAGGTGCGCGTGGCCATGCTCAAGCACCATCACATGTTCGGCTCCGCCGCGCCCGGCCCCGATGGGCTGTCGTCCGGCGAGTTGCTCACGCGCATCCGCAAGCGCGTACTGGATCTGGTCGACCAGCAGTACGACACCTGGCAGCACGAACTGCGGCCCCAGCTGGATACCCAGAACATCCATTTCCTCACGCGCGAGGACTGGACGCCGCGCCAGCGCCGCTGGCTGCAGGGTTACTTCGAGAACGAAGTGTTGCCTGTGCTGTCGCCGCTGGGGCTGGACCCCGCCCATCCGTTCCCGCGCATTCTCAACAAGACGCTGAACCTCGCGGTGGTGCTGAAGGGCCGCGACGCTTTCGGCCGCGAAGGCCACATGGCGCTGGTGCGCGCGCCGCGCTCGTTGCCGCGCATCATTCGTCTGCCGAGTGAAGTCTGTGACGGCGGCGACCACTACATTTTCCTCGCCGAGCTGCTGCAGGGCTTCGTCGATCTTATGTTCCCCGGCTTCAAGGTGGCCGGCTCGTACCAGTTCCGCGTGACGCGCAACAGCGAGCTGATGGTCGAAGAGGCCGAAGTGGACAACCTGGCCCGCGCGCTCAGCGAGGAGCTGATCGGCCGCGGCTATGCGCGCCCGGTACGGCTGGAGATCGGCAACGACTGCCCAAAGGCCATCGTGGCCATGCTGATCGCCAATTTCGAGCTGGAGGAAACAGACGTCTATCGTTGCGACGGCCCGGTCAACATCATCCGTGCCGGCACCATCTACGACGGCCTGGAGCGTCCGGAACTGAAGTTCCCCCGCTTCATTTCGCAGTTGCCGCCGGCCTTCGTCGGCGCCCGCTGCAAGTTCGACGTGCTGCGCCAGCGCGACGTGCTGCTGCACCATCCATACGAATCGTTTGCGGCCGTGATCGACCTGCTACGCCAGGCATCGCAGGACCCGTCCGTACTCGCCATCAAGCAGACCCTTTACCGCGCCGGCGTCGACACGCCGCTGGTGGACCTGTTGGTGGAAGCCGCGCGCAACGGCAAGGACGTCACGGTGGTGATCGAGCTGCGCGCGCGCTTCGATGAAGAGGCCAACATCCGCCTCGCCACGCGGCTGCAGGAAGCCGGCGTGCAGGTGGTGTACGGCGTGGTGGGCTACAAGACGCACGCCAAGATGCTGCTGATCGTGCGCCGCGAGGACGAGGTACTGCGCCGCTACGTGCACCTGTCCACCGGCAACTACCACCAATCCAACAGTCGCAGCTATACCGACATCGGCCTGATGACCTCGCACCCAGGCATCGGCGAGGACCTGCACAAGATCTTCCAGCAGCTCTCGGGCCTGGGCCCGGTGATCGAGCTGAAGCATCTGCTCCACTCGCCCTTTACGCTCTATCGCGGCGTGCTGGAGAAGATCGAGCGCGAGACCGCCCACGCGGAAGCCGGCCGGCCGGCACGCATCGTGGCCAAGCTCAATGCGCTCAACGAGGCGCAGGTGATCCAGGCGCTGTACCGCGCCTCGCAGGCCGGCGTGGAGATCGACCTGATCGTGCGCGGCGCATGCACGCTGCGTCCCGGCGTGCCCGGGGTGTCCGAGCGCATCCGCGTGCGCTCTATCGTGGGGCGCTTCCTTGAGCACAGCCGCGTGTACTGGTTCGGTAACGACGGCTCGCCCGAGATCTATTGCGGCAGCGCCGACTGGATGGAGCGCAACCTGAAGCGCCGCATCGAGGTGGCCTTTCCCATCCTTGACCCGGCACTCGCCGCGCGTGTCTACGAAGAGACGCTGGCGAACTACCTGGCCGACAACACCGAGGCCTGGCTGCTTGATGGCGACGGGCACTACACCCGCGCCGAACCTGGTGACCAGCCGCCGCACAGCGCGCAGCAATGGCTGCTGGCGAAATTGACGCCGGGTGCGGTGTAA
- a CDS encoding Ppx/GppA phosphatase family protein, whose product MSQGDQIQIKDGELIAAVDMGSNSYHMVVARVEHGEPRVIDRLRETVRMAAGLRADGTLDAEHRARALNCLARFGQRIAGVPSIRIRAVATNTVRRLASPQTFLTAAEAALGHPVEIVSGREEGRLIFLGASHDLPASRESRLVIDVGGGSTEFIIGRGFAPMHTESVQAGCIASTLRFFPGGKLNRKRWQRANNEIGVLLQQFSEDYRESGWVEAYGSSGTAKAIGSVVQAMRLSDDGITPSSLAALRDALLAQGQINALKLPGLAEDRAPVIAGGVAIFEAAFEALGIERLRVCESSMREGLLWDLLGRAGGSDPRTASIDALANRYGVDRAQARRVESTALMFFDQIARIWKLDGEAREWLSWSARVHEIGLAIAHSQHHHHGAYILRHADLAGFSRQEQQLLAAIVEAHRRKPDKATFLALPQRYRQLARYITALLRLAVLFRRARRAESLPPMQLAATSQRLRLTMPSSWLDQHPLSEADLEQEQAPMNELGLLLEVHPS is encoded by the coding sequence ATGAGTCAAGGCGATCAGATCCAGATCAAGGACGGCGAACTGATCGCGGCCGTCGACATGGGCTCCAACAGCTATCACATGGTGGTGGCCCGGGTGGAACACGGCGAGCCCCGCGTGATCGATCGCCTGCGCGAGACGGTGCGCATGGCCGCCGGCCTGCGCGCCGACGGCACGCTGGATGCCGAGCATCGTGCCCGCGCGCTCAACTGCCTGGCCCGGTTCGGCCAGCGCATCGCGGGGGTTCCCTCCATCCGCATCCGCGCGGTGGCCACCAATACCGTGCGCCGACTGGCGTCGCCGCAAACCTTCCTGACGGCCGCCGAGGCGGCGCTGGGGCACCCCGTGGAAATCGTGTCCGGCCGCGAGGAAGGCCGACTGATCTTCCTCGGCGCCTCGCATGACCTGCCCGCGTCGCGCGAAAGTCGCCTGGTCATCGACGTTGGCGGCGGCAGTACCGAATTCATCATCGGCCGCGGCTTTGCGCCCATGCATACGGAAAGCGTGCAGGCGGGCTGCATTGCCTCGACGCTGCGCTTTTTCCCGGGCGGCAAGCTCAACCGCAAGCGCTGGCAGCGGGCCAACAACGAAATCGGCGTGCTGCTGCAACAGTTTTCCGAGGACTACCGCGAGTCCGGCTGGGTAGAGGCCTACGGCTCCTCGGGCACGGCCAAGGCCATCGGTTCGGTGGTGCAGGCCATGAGGCTGTCCGATGACGGCATCACCCCCTCCTCGCTGGCCGCGCTGCGCGACGCCCTGCTGGCGCAGGGGCAGATCAACGCCCTGAAGCTGCCCGGCCTGGCCGAAGACCGCGCACCGGTCATCGCCGGCGGCGTGGCGATCTTCGAAGCCGCCTTCGAGGCGCTGGGCATCGAGCGTCTGCGTGTCTGCGAAAGCTCGATGCGCGAAGGCCTGCTGTGGGATCTGCTCGGCCGCGCCGGCGGCAGCGATCCGCGCACCGCCAGCATCGATGCGCTGGCCAACCGCTACGGCGTGGACCGCGCCCAGGCGCGCCGCGTGGAATCGACCGCACTGATGTTCTTCGACCAGATCGCCCGCATCTGGAAGCTGGATGGCGAAGCGCGCGAATGGCTCTCCTGGTCGGCACGCGTGCACGAGATCGGCCTGGCCATTGCGCACAGCCAGCACCATCACCATGGTGCCTACATCCTGCGGCACGCCGACCTGGCCGGTTTCTCGCGGCAGGAGCAGCAATTGCTGGCGGCCATCGTGGAAGCGCACCGCCGCAAGCCCGACAAGGCCACATTCCTGGCGCTGCCGCAGCGCTACCGGCAGCTGGCCCGCTACATCACCGCCCTGCTCCGCCTGGCGGTGCTGTTCCGCCGCGCACGCCGTGCCGAGTCGCTGCCCCCGATGCAACTGGCCGCCACCAGCCAGCGCTTGCGCCTCACGATGCCCTCGTCCTGGCTGGATCAGCACCCGCTCAGCGAAGCCGACCTGGAGCAAGAGCAGGCGCCCATGAACGAGCTGGGGCTGCTGCTGGAAGTCCACCCCTCCTGA
- a CDS encoding peptidylprolyl isomerase, with product MTRFLLAALLLLPSSALLAQAAKPTATTPAATAHPEVVLHTSQGDITLELYPDKAPKSVANFLQYVRDGFYSGTVFHRAIQGYLVQGGLYTRDLQAKRTRSAIPSEADNGLSNLRGTVAVARGADPNSGTAQFFFNLVDNRRLDFVGNQSGLTWGYAVFGKVIKGMDVVDKMAALPTRGLGPFAGDVPNPLVVIDSASVVGEETAAPQPTATPAAEPAKKSGGKKG from the coding sequence ATGACACGATTCCTGCTCGCCGCGCTCCTGCTGCTCCCGTCGTCCGCCCTGCTCGCCCAGGCGGCCAAGCCGACGGCGACAACGCCCGCTGCCACGGCGCATCCGGAAGTGGTGCTGCATACCTCGCAGGGCGACATCACGCTGGAGCTGTACCCGGACAAGGCCCCCAAGAGCGTCGCGAACTTCCTGCAGTACGTGCGCGACGGCTTCTACAGCGGTACGGTGTTCCACCGCGCCATCCAGGGTTACCTGGTGCAGGGCGGCCTCTACACGCGCGACCTGCAGGCCAAGCGCACGCGCTCGGCCATCCCCAGCGAGGCGGACAATGGCCTCTCCAACCTGCGTGGCACGGTGGCTGTGGCGCGCGGCGCGGATCCGAACTCCGGCACGGCGCAGTTTTTCTTCAATCTGGTCGACAACCGCCGCCTCGATTTCGTGGGCAACCAGAGCGGCCTGACCTGGGGCTATGCCGTGTTCGGCAAGGTCATCAAGGGCATGGACGTGGTCGACAAGATGGCCGCCCTGCCCACGCGCGGCCTTGGCCCGTTCGCCGGCGACGTGCCCAATCCGCTGGTGGTGATCGACAGCGCCAGCGTGGTGGGCGAAGAAACCGCCGCGCCACAGCCAACGGCCACGCCCGCCGCCGAGCCGGCCAAAAAGTCCGGCGGCAAGAAGGGCTGA
- the lpxH gene encoding UDP-2,3-diacylglucosamine diphosphatase produces the protein MATLFISDLHLDDSRPEITHLFEAFLASDEARSADAVYILGDLVEAWVGDDDDAELPTRIARATKALSEHGVPVYFIVGNRDFLIGKDFAGRAGFTLLDDGTVHELYGRPTLLMHGDVLCTDDLAYQALRKQVRSPEWQAQVLAMPLTARRALAAQARADSKAHTSSTMETIMDVNAGAVADAMHQGGVTRLIHGHTHRPAIHRFELDGQPAERIVLGDWYEQGSVLRVTPDGVELQGLALH, from the coding sequence ATGGCGACGCTGTTCATTTCGGACCTGCACCTGGACGACAGCCGTCCCGAGATCACGCACTTGTTCGAGGCTTTCCTCGCCAGTGACGAGGCAAGATCCGCCGACGCCGTCTACATCCTCGGCGACCTGGTCGAAGCATGGGTTGGCGACGACGATGACGCCGAACTCCCGACCCGCATCGCGCGCGCCACGAAGGCGCTCAGCGAGCACGGGGTGCCGGTTTACTTCATCGTGGGCAACCGCGATTTCCTGATCGGCAAGGACTTCGCCGGGCGTGCCGGCTTCACCCTGCTCGACGACGGTACCGTGCACGAGCTATACGGCCGCCCCACCCTGCTGATGCACGGCGACGTACTGTGCACCGATGACCTTGCCTACCAGGCGCTGCGCAAGCAGGTGCGCTCACCGGAGTGGCAGGCGCAGGTCCTGGCCATGCCGCTGACCGCGCGCCGTGCGCTTGCCGCCCAGGCGCGCGCAGACAGCAAGGCGCATACGAGCAGCACCATGGAAACCATCATGGACGTCAATGCCGGGGCTGTGGCGGACGCCATGCACCAGGGCGGCGTTACCCGACTCATCCACGGCCACACGCACCGCCCCGCCATCCATCGCTTCGAGCTGGACGGCCAGCCGGCCGAACGCATCGTGCTGGGCGACTGGTACGAGCAGGGCTCCGTGCTGCGGGTTACGCCGGACGGCGTTGAACTGCAAGGGCTCGCGCTGCACTGA
- a CDS encoding YajG family lipoprotein, which translates to MLKRFVFVALLAASGSAMASKNLSNIPLVWSPTQSFAEFGAIDLNGIGHVKVQFNGFTDARKDPALIAENHEKDPVRQVTTKDSVAAFLTDHVKETFGKAGINVVDTGGDVVVSGEIRDFFVNETDQYVGNITLYVTLTNATGKVLWQGVAGGGATNFGRSYKADNYYETLSNAVLKLSNSMLNSQGFHNALQVH; encoded by the coding sequence ATGTTGAAGCGTTTTGTGTTCGTGGCGTTGCTGGCCGCATCCGGCAGTGCCATGGCTTCAAAGAACCTGAGCAACATTCCGCTGGTGTGGTCGCCGACGCAGAGCTTCGCGGAGTTCGGCGCGATCGATCTGAACGGCATCGGCCATGTGAAAGTGCAGTTCAACGGTTTCACCGATGCGCGCAAGGATCCCGCGCTGATCGCCGAAAACCATGAAAAGGATCCGGTGCGCCAGGTGACCACGAAGGACAGCGTGGCGGCGTTCCTGACGGATCACGTGAAAGAGACCTTCGGCAAGGCGGGCATCAACGTGGTCGACACGGGCGGTGACGTCGTCGTCTCGGGCGAGATCCGCGACTTCTTCGTCAACGAGACCGATCAGTACGTGGGCAACATTACGCTCTACGTCACGCTGACCAATGCAACGGGCAAGGTGCTGTGGCAGGGTGTGGCCGGTGGCGGCGCGACCAACTTCGGCCGCTCCTACAAGGCGGACAACTACTACGAAACCTTGTCCAACGCCGTGCTGAAGCTGAGCAACAGCATGCTCAACAGCCAGGGCTTCCACAACGCGTTGCAGGTGCACTGA
- a CDS encoding YXWGXW repeat-containing protein encodes MVRIQADRCGARLHRGLLRSMVVALALATATVVPLSASADVSVGISVGFPPPPLPVYEQPVIPAPGYIWVPGYWAWDGDDYYWVPGTWVMPPYVGALWTPGYWGWVGSAYIFHVGYWGPHVGFYGGINYGFGYTGVGYEGGYWHGNSFYYNRSVNRIENVHITNVYNRTVVNNITVNRTSFNGGQGGIAARPTPQQETFARERHAGPVAAQEQQRTMASQNQAMRASFNHGAPSIAATPRAGAFNDPSAAAAHGAQGRPMPAAMGEQRTSVPAPQPRDSMALHSSGFAPHNNGSMNAPGGAHTNNYAPAESHAGYTREPSNPGGGYHAGSSPQPSYAPHAQRPEPAYQNREPAPQYRAAAPQNRAPEPAFREPAPQYHAPPPSYHAQAPRPAPAPHPQPQPHEQAQPHHGGSDDHH; translated from the coding sequence ATGGTGAGGATCCAAGCTGATCGCTGCGGGGCACGGCTGCATCGTGGCCTGCTTCGTTCGATGGTCGTCGCGTTGGCCTTGGCCACGGCGACGGTTGTCCCGTTGAGCGCAAGCGCAGACGTTTCCGTGGGCATCTCGGTCGGTTTTCCGCCGCCGCCCCTGCCGGTATACGAGCAACCGGTGATCCCTGCACCGGGCTACATCTGGGTGCCGGGTTACTGGGCCTGGGATGGCGATGATTACTACTGGGTTCCCGGTACGTGGGTGATGCCGCCCTACGTCGGCGCGCTGTGGACGCCCGGCTATTGGGGCTGGGTGGGCAGCGCCTACATCTTCCACGTTGGCTATTGGGGCCCGCACGTGGGCTTCTATGGCGGCATCAATTACGGCTTTGGCTATACCGGCGTCGGTTACGAGGGCGGTTACTGGCATGGCAATTCGTTCTATTACAACCGCTCGGTGAACCGCATCGAGAACGTGCACATCACCAACGTCTACAACCGCACGGTGGTGAACAACATCACGGTGAACCGGACGAGTTTCAACGGTGGTCAGGGTGGCATCGCCGCGCGACCGACACCGCAGCAGGAGACCTTTGCGCGTGAGCGGCACGCCGGGCCGGTGGCGGCACAGGAGCAGCAGCGCACGATGGCGAGCCAGAACCAAGCCATGCGCGCCTCGTTCAATCACGGAGCGCCTTCCATCGCCGCAACACCGCGTGCCGGCGCATTCAACGATCCGAGTGCTGCTGCGGCACATGGTGCGCAGGGACGGCCGATGCCGGCCGCGATGGGCGAGCAGCGCACCAGCGTGCCAGCACCACAGCCGCGCGACTCCATGGCACTGCATTCGTCGGGTTTCGCGCCTCACAACAATGGTTCGATGAATGCCCCGGGTGGCGCGCACACCAACAACTACGCGCCAGCCGAGAGCCATGCCGGCTACACGCGCGAGCCGTCGAACCCGGGCGGTGGCTATCACGCGGGCAGCAGCCCGCAGCCCTCGTACGCGCCGCATGCGCAGCGCCCGGAGCCTGCCTATCAAAACCGCGAACCGGCACCGCAGTACCGCGCAGCGGCGCCCCAGAACCGCGCGCCGGAACCGGCATTTCGTGAACCGGCACCTCAATACCACGCGCCCCCGCCGTCCTATCACGCACAGGCACCTCGCCCGGCGCCTGCGCCTCACCCGCAACCCCAGCCGCATGAGCAGGCCCAGCCGCACCATGGCGGGTCTGACGACCACCACTGA